Proteins encoded by one window of Sorangium aterium:
- a CDS encoding PEGA domain-containing protein: MSWPGSERLPLWSSRSLRVGAAVALGGAVLTALAPAGAQPAPAGAQPAPVAAQPAPAAGAPAAGAPAAQGPLSATLTGEAKAEYEAARILFNDGDYRNAIIKFERSFELSGDPRLLWNIALCQKNLKRYARLLGTVEKLLRDAGPQLGEQDRKDAAALIEATKAYVSRLDLKASEAGATVFVDGEEVGQTPLSEPVLLDVGTRKIRVTKKGFKDVEVSQQVTGGGDVTVTATLEKEVHQGRLIVTAAPDAVISIDGRVVGRGGYDGPVPSGGHALRVTASGMVSHQSEVMIQDDQTRRVQVTLAPQPKQGNVETWLWIGGGVLVAAGAVLVATGVFGPEPPVEGRTSPGSVALSRKGGATFTIPFGGGR; encoded by the coding sequence ATGAGTTGGCCAGGAAGCGAACGGCTCCCGCTGTGGAGCAGCAGGAGCCTGCGCGTCGGCGCCGCGGTCGCGCTCGGCGGCGCCGTGCTGACGGCCCTCGCGCCCGCGGGGGCGCAGCCGGCGCCGGCGGGAGCGCAGCCGGCGCCGGTGGCGGCGCAGCCCGCTCCTGCCGCTGGCGCGCCGGCCGCGGGCGCTCCTGCTGCCCAGGGGCCGCTGTCCGCGACGCTCACCGGCGAGGCGAAGGCCGAGTACGAGGCCGCGCGGATCCTCTTCAACGACGGCGACTACCGCAACGCCATCATCAAGTTCGAGCGTTCCTTCGAGCTCTCCGGCGACCCGCGGCTGCTCTGGAACATCGCCCTCTGCCAGAAGAACCTGAAGCGCTACGCGCGCCTCCTCGGGACGGTCGAGAAGCTCCTCAGGGACGCCGGCCCCCAGCTCGGGGAGCAGGATCGCAAGGACGCCGCCGCGCTCATCGAGGCGACGAAGGCCTACGTGAGCCGGCTCGATCTGAAGGCCAGCGAGGCGGGGGCCACGGTCTTCGTCGACGGCGAGGAGGTCGGCCAGACGCCGCTGAGCGAGCCCGTGCTGCTCGACGTCGGCACCCGGAAGATCCGGGTGACCAAGAAGGGCTTCAAGGACGTCGAGGTCTCCCAGCAGGTGACGGGCGGCGGTGACGTCACGGTCACGGCCACGCTGGAGAAGGAGGTCCACCAGGGGCGCCTCATCGTCACGGCGGCGCCGGACGCGGTCATCTCCATCGACGGCCGCGTGGTCGGCCGCGGCGGCTACGACGGGCCCGTGCCGAGCGGCGGTCACGCGCTCCGCGTCACGGCGTCCGGGATGGTGTCGCACCAGTCCGAGGTGATGATCCAGGACGACCAGACGCGCCGCGTGCAGGTCACGCTGGCGCCGCAGCCCAAGCAAGGGAACGTCGAGACCTGGCTCTGGATCGGCGGCGGTGTGCTGGTGGCCGCGGGCGCGGTCCTCGTCGCCACGGGGGTCTTCGGGCCGGAGCCGCCGGTCGAGGGCCGCACGTCGCCCGGCTCGGTCGCCCTGTCCCGGAAGGGCGGCGCCACGTTCACGATCCCCTTCGGGGGTGGCCGATGA
- a CDS encoding thrombospondin type 3 repeat-containing protein, which yields MKRTVMATALGVTLALAAAPRSAAAQCSAAGPLQDLIDGLSFRWDVGTDGVIGDGTNDAFDTGMMLRVDGSTFPSSTRAEEMDGRQLVHGPALMGELEVTRKIYVPTDEGWARFLEILHNPTAGERVTVVRIETNVGSDNGTTITQSYTGDLEFTPADRWLATDDTVDMAGDPSLHFNFFGPSAAIVPGSVGMTTFDCAATQGPAVEFTLKLPPGATRIVMHFGGQRASRADSHAGAAHLDALPAPALAGMSVRERAYVVNWDADGDGDDDDDGVKDLDDNCPSAPNPDQADADGDGAGDACDPDDDGDGVLDGDDNCPLTANRDQADLEGDGAGDACDPDDDGDGVPDDLDNCPSTPNAGQENNKDESPPDDSGDACDDDDDNDGLGDEVDNCPLVPNPDQADADTDGRGDACDLNALDRDDDGVEDGADNCLSVPNPDQSDLDRDGEGDACDIDDDGDGAPDDGDNCPLVANPSQSDGDGDGYGDRCDDDDDGDGAPDADDNCPFLSNEGQEDANGDHVGDACDCSAPAKPDGTPCDDGNPCTRNDACDGGVCKGGDPVVCAPSGNVCTSAQCHPRHGECALLPKEGARCPGGTCVAGGCVPDDAGSGGGGAGGDAGAGGGDAGAGGGDAGPGGGDAGPGGGDAGAGGGGQGGEDGSGGEGAAPRPLRGDPRAHGNGCGLAAGTDGAAGSAAAWLAAAALLARWRRRRG from the coding sequence CCGGCATGATGCTGCGGGTGGACGGGAGCACCTTCCCCTCGTCGACCCGGGCCGAGGAGATGGACGGGCGGCAGCTCGTCCACGGGCCGGCGCTGATGGGCGAGCTCGAGGTCACCCGGAAGATCTACGTGCCGACCGACGAGGGGTGGGCGCGCTTCCTGGAGATCCTCCACAACCCCACCGCCGGCGAGCGGGTGACGGTCGTGCGGATCGAGACGAACGTCGGGTCCGACAACGGCACCACCATCACGCAGTCGTACACGGGCGATCTGGAGTTCACGCCGGCGGACCGATGGCTCGCCACGGACGACACCGTCGACATGGCGGGGGATCCGAGCCTCCATTTCAATTTCTTCGGGCCCTCCGCGGCGATCGTGCCGGGGAGCGTCGGGATGACCACCTTCGACTGCGCGGCGACGCAGGGGCCCGCCGTCGAGTTCACCCTGAAGCTGCCGCCCGGGGCGACGCGGATCGTCATGCACTTCGGCGGCCAGCGCGCGAGCCGGGCCGATTCCCACGCGGGCGCGGCCCACCTCGACGCGCTCCCGGCGCCGGCGCTCGCCGGGATGTCGGTGCGCGAGCGGGCCTACGTCGTCAACTGGGACGCGGACGGCGACGGCGATGACGACGACGACGGCGTGAAGGACCTCGACGACAACTGCCCGTCGGCGCCGAACCCGGATCAGGCCGACGCCGACGGCGACGGCGCGGGCGACGCCTGCGATCCCGACGACGACGGCGACGGCGTGCTCGACGGCGACGACAACTGCCCGCTCACGGCGAACCGCGATCAGGCGGACCTCGAGGGCGACGGCGCGGGCGACGCCTGCGATCCCGACGACGACGGCGACGGCGTGCCCGACGACCTCGACAACTGCCCGTCGACGCCCAACGCGGGGCAGGAGAACAACAAGGACGAGTCGCCGCCGGACGACAGCGGCGACGCGTGCGACGACGACGACGACAACGACGGTCTTGGCGACGAGGTCGACAACTGCCCGCTCGTCCCCAACCCCGATCAGGCCGACGCCGACACGGACGGCCGGGGCGACGCGTGCGACCTGAACGCGCTGGACAGGGACGACGACGGCGTGGAGGACGGCGCGGACAACTGCCTCTCCGTCCCGAACCCCGACCAGTCCGATCTCGACCGCGACGGCGAGGGCGACGCGTGCGACATCGACGACGACGGCGACGGCGCGCCCGACGACGGCGACAACTGCCCGCTCGTGGCCAACCCGAGCCAGAGCGACGGCGACGGCGACGGCTACGGCGACCGGTGCGACGACGACGACGACGGCGACGGCGCGCCCGACGCCGACGACAACTGCCCTTTCCTCTCGAACGAGGGGCAGGAGGACGCGAACGGCGACCACGTGGGCGACGCCTGCGACTGCAGCGCGCCGGCGAAGCCCGACGGCACGCCCTGCGACGACGGCAACCCCTGCACCCGGAACGACGCCTGCGACGGCGGCGTCTGCAAGGGCGGCGATCCGGTCGTGTGCGCGCCCTCCGGGAACGTCTGCACCTCCGCGCAGTGCCACCCGAGGCACGGCGAGTGCGCGCTCCTCCCCAAGGAGGGCGCCCGCTGCCCCGGCGGCACCTGCGTGGCCGGCGGCTGCGTGCCCGATGACGCCGGCAGCGGAGGCGGCGGCGCGGGCGGCGACGCCGGTGCGGGCGGCGGCGACGCCGGTGCGGGCGGCGGTGATGCGGGCCCGGGCGGCGGCGACGCGGGCCCGGGCGGCGGCGACGCCGGTGCGGGCGGCGGAGGCCAGGGCGGCGAAGACGGCTCGGGCGGCGAGGGCGCCGCCCCCAGGCCCCTGCGCGGCGACCCCCGGGCGCACGGCAACGGCTGCGGGCTCGCGGCGGGCACCGACGGGGCGGCTGGCTCTGCGGCGGCGTGGCTGGCCGCCGCGGCGCTCCTCGCGCGGTGGCGGCGGCGGCGCGGGTGA